Proteins co-encoded in one Flavobacteriaceae bacterium MAR_2009_75 genomic window:
- a CDS encoding collagenase-like protein with putative collagen-binding domain has product MAIKNFGLTKKLFLTLCYGVISTSILASCNENGGDGDTNVVITGELKQWHKITVDLDGPFCHETETVPNPFTDFRYEVTFTHESGSPVYKVPGYFAADGNAAITGAKSGNVWRAHLSPDKIGKWTYDISFVTGEGIAISDSQGESMEKFDGKSGSFEILESDKTGRDFRAKGRLQVVGEHYLRFAGNGEYFLKLGADAPENLLAYDDFDATPNVNELRKSWSAHLPDYSDDANDLLWGTNKDKGKALLGAVNYLHNKGMNVFSFLTYNIDGDDHNVYPYLLKEDEASYVAYSAENKGHDATAWEDFFHRDRFDCSKMDQWERIFTYGTRKGMYLHFKTTEAENCLNMDGGSLGPERKLYYRELIARYGHHLALNWNIGEETEQTIEQLKPIIQYISEIDPYNHLIVLHTHSALEEHDKYYPPMLGEASALTGLSVQTRHSDFRDVHKDIVRWVKASAESGKKWVVACDEPGDASHSLITDTEDPTHDDPRKNALWGTLLAGGAGVEWYFGYKHPHSDLTCEDWRSRDEMWNQCKIALDFFKDNEIPFWEMTNEDHLSSQTDSYCFTKKGEVYLVYLKNGGKTQLNLEDINGQFKVEWFNPRSGGSHTTAPAINGGNSVTLIAPDEKDWVAYVHK; this is encoded by the coding sequence ATGGCAATTAAAAACTTCGGATTGACAAAAAAATTGTTCTTGACACTATGTTACGGTGTTATTTCCACCAGCATTTTAGCTTCGTGCAATGAAAATGGTGGTGATGGTGACACAAACGTGGTCATCACCGGTGAATTAAAACAATGGCATAAAATCACTGTAGATTTGGACGGCCCTTTTTGCCACGAGACCGAAACGGTTCCCAATCCGTTTACAGACTTCCGCTATGAGGTAACTTTTACACATGAATCTGGGTCACCGGTTTATAAAGTGCCCGGGTATTTCGCTGCAGATGGCAACGCAGCGATAACCGGGGCTAAATCTGGCAATGTGTGGCGAGCTCACTTATCTCCAGATAAAATTGGAAAATGGACCTATGACATTTCATTTGTTACAGGAGAGGGTATCGCAATTTCTGATTCTCAAGGGGAGTCAATGGAAAAATTTGATGGAAAATCAGGGAGTTTTGAAATTCTCGAATCAGATAAGACCGGGCGTGATTTTCGTGCCAAAGGTCGCCTTCAAGTTGTAGGCGAACACTATTTACGCTTTGCCGGTAATGGCGAATACTTTCTCAAACTTGGTGCTGACGCACCTGAAAACCTACTTGCTTATGATGATTTTGATGCCACCCCGAATGTTAATGAACTGAGAAAAAGTTGGTCGGCACATCTTCCAGATTATTCAGATGACGCTAATGACCTATTGTGGGGAACCAATAAAGACAAAGGCAAAGCACTTTTAGGTGCTGTCAACTATTTACACAATAAGGGAATGAACGTTTTCTCGTTTCTTACTTACAATATTGATGGAGACGACCATAATGTTTACCCATACCTTCTGAAAGAAGATGAAGCTTCTTATGTTGCTTATTCAGCAGAAAATAAAGGCCATGATGCTACCGCATGGGAAGATTTCTTTCATAGAGATCGATTCGACTGCTCTAAAATGGACCAATGGGAACGTATTTTCACCTATGGAACCCGCAAAGGCATGTACCTTCACTTCAAAACTACCGAGGCCGAAAACTGTTTAAATATGGATGGAGGGTCACTAGGCCCTGAAAGAAAATTATATTACCGAGAATTAATAGCTCGCTACGGACATCATTTAGCGTTAAACTGGAATATTGGGGAAGAGACCGAACAAACAATCGAGCAGTTGAAACCAATAATTCAGTATATTTCTGAAATCGACCCCTATAATCATTTAATAGTTCTACACACCCACAGCGCGCTTGAAGAACATGATAAATATTACCCTCCAATGCTTGGTGAAGCCTCTGCTCTGACAGGACTTTCCGTTCAAACTAGACATTCAGATTTTAGAGATGTTCATAAAGATATTGTGAGATGGGTGAAAGCATCTGCCGAAAGTGGAAAAAAATGGGTCGTTGCTTGCGATGAACCCGGTGATGCTAGCCATTCCTTAATTACTGACACCGAAGACCCCACGCATGACGATCCGCGTAAAAATGCACTGTGGGGAACATTGTTGGCCGGCGGAGCGGGAGTTGAATGGTACTTCGGGTACAAACATCCTCATAGCGATTTGACATGCGAAGATTGGCGTAGTCGAGATGAAATGTGGAATCAGTGCAAAATTGCACTCGACTTTTTTAAAGATAACGAAATTCCCTTTTGGGAAATGACCAACGAAGACCATCTCAGCTCGCAAACAGATTCGTATTGCTTTACGAAGAAAGGTGAAGTTTACCTTGTTTATCTAAAAAATGGTGGTAAAACCCAATTGAACCTTGAAGATATCAACGGCCAATTCAAAGTCGAATGGTTCAACCCACGTTCAGGTGGTTCCCACACAACCGCTCCTGCTATAAACGGTGGAAATTCAGTTACTTTAATCGCGCCAGATGAAAAAGATTGGGTAGCCTATGTGCACAAATAG
- a CDS encoding tartrate dehydrogenase/decarboxylase/D-malate dehydrogenase, with translation MLNKAQNIAFFNINEARDLKMGKKYKIAVVNGDGIGSEIVPAGVSVLKTVAEKHEFEIETEEFSWGAGHYLKHGEFMPANGIEKLKAFDAIYFGAVGLPTVDDTLPAKDYTFKVRTELQQYVNYRPVKLFSGVQSPLREKTEADIDFVILRENNEGEFVQNGKVLYPDTPNGVAVDTSMVTRLGVERIAHYAFKLARKRRKHVTNVTKSNTLIYTLGFWDRVIGEVAAQYPDVEYVKMYVDNASASFVLKPEVFDVIVTTNMIGDILSDLGGAIMGSLGLGGSGNINPENNFPSMFEPIHGSAPDIAGQNIANPIGQIWSAALMLEHLGETEAAADIIAGIQHTTAKGNLTKDLKGSASTTEVAESVIAHIKSKKLSNA, from the coding sequence TTGCTAAATAAAGCGCAAAATATTGCTTTTTTTAATATTAACGAAGCCAGAGATTTAAAAATGGGAAAAAAATACAAGATAGCTGTTGTGAACGGTGATGGAATCGGATCAGAAATCGTTCCGGCAGGTGTATCAGTTCTAAAAACTGTCGCTGAAAAACATGAGTTTGAAATAGAAACAGAAGAATTTTCATGGGGTGCGGGACACTATTTAAAACACGGAGAGTTCATGCCCGCGAATGGAATAGAAAAACTAAAAGCCTTCGATGCTATTTATTTTGGTGCGGTAGGTCTTCCAACGGTTGACGACACACTGCCCGCAAAAGACTACACTTTTAAAGTGCGAACCGAATTGCAACAATACGTTAATTATCGGCCAGTAAAATTATTTTCTGGAGTTCAGAGTCCGCTACGCGAGAAGACCGAAGCAGATATCGATTTCGTGATTCTTCGTGAAAACAATGAGGGAGAATTTGTTCAAAATGGTAAGGTTTTGTACCCGGATACACCCAACGGAGTGGCTGTCGACACGAGCATGGTGACCAGGTTAGGTGTGGAACGTATAGCACATTATGCTTTCAAACTAGCCCGAAAACGAAGAAAGCATGTGACCAATGTCACCAAATCGAACACACTCATTTATACTTTGGGCTTTTGGGATAGGGTAATCGGCGAAGTTGCAGCACAATATCCCGATGTAGAATACGTCAAAATGTATGTCGACAATGCCTCCGCCAGCTTTGTTTTGAAACCTGAAGTTTTCGATGTGATCGTTACCACTAATATGATCGGTGATATACTCTCTGATTTAGGAGGCGCCATCATGGGCAGCCTTGGTCTCGGTGGCAGTGGTAACATCAATCCTGAAAATAACTTTCCTTCAATGTTCGAGCCAATTCATGGTTCGGCACCCGACATTGCCGGTCAAAATATAGCCAACCCTATCGGTCAAATATGGTCGGCGGCCCTTATGTTAGAGCATTTAGGGGAAACCGAAGCCGCGGCAGATATTATAGCCGGTATACAACATACCACTGCCAAGGGGAATCTTACCAAAGATTTAAAAGGTTCCGCTTCTACTACGGAGGTTGCCGAGAGCGTTATAGCCCATATCAAATCTAAAAAGCTGTCAAACGCATGA
- a CDS encoding kynurenine formamidase: protein MIGNKIIDLTLTIDDRMPGVTIHQAKTLANDGWNATTLHLYSHSGTHMDAPIHFEVSNQVISQLDPNRFISEAWVVDVTFIGPKEEILVGHLGKVVDHFQAGQSILLHTGWSKKWGTDDYRNALPRISEELALWMGAHGVNIIGVEPPSVADINNLKEVTRIHTILMENNIIIVEGLTNLEALSQERITLVALPIKVGHGDGAPTRVIALEKNSL, encoded by the coding sequence ATGATAGGCAATAAAATTATAGACCTCACGCTCACTATCGATGATAGAATGCCCGGAGTAACTATTCATCAGGCCAAGACCCTGGCCAATGACGGTTGGAACGCCACCACCCTGCATCTCTATTCGCACAGTGGCACTCATATGGATGCACCAATTCATTTTGAGGTGTCGAACCAAGTTATAAGCCAATTAGACCCGAATCGCTTTATTTCAGAAGCGTGGGTGGTCGATGTTACTTTTATTGGTCCAAAAGAGGAAATTCTAGTAGGGCACTTGGGCAAAGTAGTAGACCATTTTCAAGCAGGACAAAGCATTTTATTGCACACAGGGTGGAGTAAAAAATGGGGCACGGATGATTATCGGAATGCCCTCCCGAGAATAAGTGAAGAATTGGCACTTTGGATGGGTGCCCACGGGGTGAATATTATAGGGGTCGAACCTCCCTCAGTTGCCGATATTAACAACTTAAAAGAAGTAACTAGAATACATACGATACTGATGGAAAATAATATCATTATCGTTGAGGGTTTAACCAATCTAGAAGCACTTTCACAGGAGAGAATCACTTTGGTGGCGCTCCCCATAAAAGTGGGGCATGGCGATGGTGCGCCTACCCGGGTGATCGCTTTAGAAAAAAACTCCTTATGA